Genomic segment of Mycoplasmopsis edwardii:
TTCCACTAATAGGTGCTTTTAATAAAACTTTTGTATCAGCATTACTAAATTCAACCGCAAAACCTTTTCCCATACTTTCGCTCGAGAAGGCAAGATCATTAACTTTAGCAAGTTCCTTTATTTTTCCAGGATAAACTGAAAAAACCTCTAATTCATTTGTTGAATTATTTTTTTAAATAAATTTGAAAAAAATCCCATAAAGACTCCTTAAGAAAACATTTGCATATATTATATAACTTTCTGCAGTTAAATCATATAATTTAATTCAAAGTGAATTCAAAAAAATGATTTATATACCTATACGAAATACAAAAACATTGCTAACCCACCCATTTTTAATTTATGAGCCAAACAAAGAAAAGTGGTATAATTTAATTGTTACGAATCATAAAGAGGAGTTGCACAAGTGCAACTCTTTACTATTTTTAAGGAGTTTTATGGATTACAAAAAAATGTTAACTGAAACATTTGGTGATGTGATCATCTCTGCTAAATTAACAGATACTTTTGGTAAAACACTAGAAGTTGTGGTTGATTATAGAGATTTAAACAAAGTAGAAGAGATTTCTAAAAAAATAAGTACATACCTAGATGAACAAGAGTGATTTAGTGATGAATACTTTTTAGAAGTCTTATCTAAAGGTGAAGATATTGAAATAGCTGTTGATAACATTCAAATGTTTATTAACGAAACGGTTAAAGTAAATTTAATTAAACCATTTAGTGGTCATGATACTTTAATTGTCAAGGTACTTGAAAATCAAGAAGCACAAATTATGTTTCAATGAAACCAAAAAGGTCGTATAAGAAAAATTTTAATCGACAAACAAAACATAAGTAAGATCGAGAAATACATAAAATTTTAATGAGGATATATGTCAAGAAAAAAAGAAGAAATCAAAGATAATAACTTATCACATTTCGAGCAAGTTCACTTTTTCGAATTATTAAGTGGATTCTCTGAAAGCAAAAAACTAAAAAAAGAAATTATTACTGAGATCTTTAGAAGTGAAATTCAAAAGGTTATTAATAAATCATTTGACCCTGAAGCTGAAATTGAAATCCAAATTAATGAAGATGAAAAAACAGCTAAGTTATTAAACGTTAAGGGTCAAGCGATTTCTAAAGAATCAATTGATTCATTTTATGATGGAGCAGAAAACTCAGAAGTTCACAAATTTATTTATTCAGTAATTGAGCAATTACCTTCAAAAGAACAATCTAAATATTCAGATGGTGATGAAATTGTTATTGAATTCACATTCAGTGATTTACCACA
This window contains:
- a CDS encoding LSm family protein; amino-acid sequence: MDYKKMLTETFGDVIISAKLTDTFGKTLEVVVDYRDLNKVEEISKKISTYLDEQEWFSDEYFLEVLSKGEDIEIAVDNIQMFINETVKVNLIKPFSGHDTLIVKVLENQEAQIMFQWNQKGRIRKILIDKQNISKIEKYIKF